A region from the uncultured Draconibacterium sp. genome encodes:
- a CDS encoding HAD hydrolase-like protein — translation MPSIIWDWNGTLLNDLDFCIATINVLLKKRQLNLLDHYSYKEIFSFPVKDYYAAIGFDFSKEDFSIPAREFIELYNSGVDKCSLHTAAIDVLNHFKHKGIKQFVLSAMKQNMLEQTLMQKNIFDYFEGVAGLNDHYAVSKIERGEQLIEKYEIKKEYATIIGDTDHDFEVASQLEIDCILVADGHQSKDRLLQTGATVIDELQHLKSLKY, via the coding sequence ATGCCATCAATTATCTGGGACTGGAACGGGACCCTGCTTAACGATCTCGACTTTTGCATAGCAACCATCAATGTACTTCTAAAAAAACGACAACTCAACCTGCTCGACCACTATTCTTACAAGGAGATTTTTTCTTTTCCGGTTAAAGATTACTACGCGGCCATTGGCTTCGATTTTTCAAAAGAAGATTTCTCAATCCCTGCCCGTGAATTTATTGAATTATACAATAGCGGCGTGGATAAATGTAGCTTGCATACTGCCGCCATCGATGTCTTAAACCACTTTAAACACAAAGGAATAAAACAGTTTGTGTTATCGGCAATGAAACAAAATATGCTGGAGCAAACCTTAATGCAGAAAAACATATTTGATTATTTTGAGGGAGTTGCCGGACTAAACGACCACTACGCAGTTTCGAAGATTGAGCGTGGTGAGCAGCTAATTGAAAAATATGAGATAAAAAAGGAATACGCCACTATAATTGGCGACACCGACCACGATTTTGAGGTAGCCAGTCAACTAGAAATCGATTGCATTTTAGTGGCTGATGGACATCAGTCGAAAGACCGCTTGCTACAAACCGGAGCAACCGTTATTGACGAATTACAACATTTAAAATCGTTAAAATACTAA
- a CDS encoding 1-acyl-sn-glycerol-3-phosphate acyltransferase — MRDLNFDDIRPYTDKEVKEKIRLLLKDKTFDSVLMHLFKYRPKVEMVKFQLRRISSIKQLQGVFIYDLLHWLIDKTSDGLKVTGIDKLDKTKPYLFISNHRDIILDAALLNFLIFEHGMNTTQIAIGDNLLQYEWIKHTVKLNRSFVIKRSLPPRELIVASNKVSHFIRKSITEDKMSVWIAQREGRTKDGNDKTQESVLKMLNMSNSGGISDGFNELNIVPVSISYEIEPCGLAKLRELIKKEHYGKAKKSKDDLKAMSMGMFTPKGRMRFAFGTPIETHFELAKNNEQRNDYIRRLAELVDDQIYKNFKLWPSNFVAYDMLMQEHRFKDRYTADEQKKFEIMVEQAMVHIDFPITDIQERFLKLYAYPVINKFDRPKS, encoded by the coding sequence ATGCGAGACCTTAATTTCGATGATATTCGCCCTTACACCGACAAAGAAGTAAAAGAAAAAATTCGCTTACTACTAAAAGACAAAACCTTTGACTCGGTGCTGATGCACCTTTTTAAATACCGGCCAAAGGTAGAGATGGTAAAATTTCAACTGCGGCGAATAAGCAGCATTAAACAATTGCAAGGCGTGTTTATTTACGACCTTTTACACTGGTTAATTGATAAAACCTCTGATGGGTTAAAGGTTACCGGCATTGATAAACTGGATAAAACAAAACCTTATCTATTCATTTCCAATCACCGCGATATTATTTTGGATGCGGCGTTATTGAATTTCCTGATTTTTGAACACGGGATGAATACCACCCAAATTGCCATTGGCGATAACCTCCTGCAATATGAGTGGATTAAGCATACCGTAAAACTTAACCGTTCGTTTGTAATTAAACGCAGTTTGCCGCCACGCGAGCTCATAGTTGCATCAAATAAAGTGTCGCATTTTATTCGTAAATCCATTACCGAAGATAAGATGTCGGTATGGATTGCACAACGCGAAGGCCGGACAAAAGATGGCAACGACAAAACACAGGAAAGTGTGCTGAAAATGTTGAACATGAGCAATTCCGGTGGCATTTCTGATGGGTTTAATGAATTAAATATCGTTCCGGTTTCCATTTCGTACGAAATTGAACCCTGTGGTTTGGCCAAACTTCGCGAGCTGATTAAAAAGGAGCATTACGGTAAAGCCAAAAAAAGCAAGGATGACCTGAAAGCCATGTCGATGGGAATGTTTACGCCAAAAGGGAGGATGCGTTTTGCTTTTGGCACCCCAATTGAAACGCATTTTGAACTGGCCAAAAACAATGAACAACGAAACGACTACATCCGGCGCCTGGCTGAATTAGTGGACGACCAGATTTATAAAAACTTTAAATTGTGGCCAAGCAACTTTGTAGCCTACGATATGCTTATGCAGGAACACCGGTTTAAAGACCGTTACACTGCAGATGAACAAAAGAAATTTGAAATTATGGTGGAACAGGCGATGGTTCATATCGACTTTCCGATAACCGATATCCAGGAGCGCTTTCTGAAACTGTATGCCTACCCGGTAATTAATAAATTCGACAGACCTAAATCATAA
- a CDS encoding helix-hairpin-helix domain-containing protein: protein MNCHIKHILLVFCLLTVFTASGQKANPDKLIESILESHLDKIEAGTDVALIVEDLEYFLDNPININSTSPGELARLYLLNEVQIRLLMAYISAYGPVLSLFELKSIDGFSSELLQKMQYFIEIGPANAEHLPFKEQFKQANHQLLLRSVGNLQKARGYQTKDDGTIPYEGNRFRYYSRYNFLLSDKVSFGITAEKDPGESFFSGSNKSGFDYYSGHLSFKLNKTFENISLGDYLIRAGQGLVLWQGYTTGKSENVLGILKTGQGVRGYTSVDENFYFRGAATSIKFGASAVSFFYSKKNADGNLVFSDSLATHFSSLQTSGYHRTSSEIADEKTINFTNAGGFFTHHFKHLKIGATFVYQHFNKPFIRSTQLYNQFRFTGTENYTAGVDYLLNRNKFVLFGEAALSKSKGKAITQGLILHLNDQLGFSTLFRHFDKDYHAFWANTMAEGSTISNESGLYFGMRFLPARSIILSAYSDIYQSQWFNYSTAGPAHAWDIFTQAEFQLSEKLNVYLRFKNEEKEQKFKANSRYINLPERVQKTRLHVQFQASETVLLKTRAEHAGYNGQVNENGFLIFQDIQFAPKQLPVKLTARLAWFNTDGYNSRIYAYENDVLYAFSIPAYYGEGLRTYLNLKIEATKKMECWLKLADTFWTDRETISSGYNEIGGKHKTELKFQLRLKF, encoded by the coding sequence ATGAACTGCCACATCAAACATATCCTATTGGTATTTTGCCTGCTAACAGTTTTTACGGCATCCGGACAAAAGGCCAATCCCGATAAATTAATCGAATCGATATTAGAATCTCATCTCGACAAAATTGAAGCAGGCACGGATGTAGCCCTGATCGTCGAAGACCTGGAGTATTTTCTCGACAATCCTATCAATATCAACTCAACCAGTCCAGGCGAATTGGCCAGGCTCTATCTTTTAAACGAAGTTCAAATCAGGCTCCTAATGGCTTACATATCAGCATACGGCCCGGTTTTAAGCTTGTTTGAACTAAAAAGCATCGATGGATTCTCAAGTGAATTATTGCAAAAAATGCAATATTTTATTGAAATTGGCCCTGCCAACGCAGAACATTTGCCATTTAAAGAACAATTTAAACAAGCCAACCACCAACTGTTGTTACGCTCGGTGGGCAACCTGCAAAAAGCCCGCGGATACCAAACAAAAGATGATGGCACAATACCCTATGAAGGCAATCGCTTCAGGTATTACTCGCGGTATAATTTTTTACTAAGCGACAAAGTTTCGTTCGGAATTACTGCCGAAAAAGATCCGGGCGAAAGTTTCTTTAGCGGATCTAACAAAAGTGGCTTTGATTATTATTCGGGGCACCTGAGCTTTAAACTAAATAAAACCTTCGAGAACATTTCGCTTGGCGACTACCTGATACGTGCCGGACAAGGGCTGGTTTTATGGCAGGGCTACACCACCGGAAAATCGGAAAATGTGCTTGGTATTTTAAAAACCGGCCAGGGCGTGCGTGGGTACACTTCTGTTGACGAGAATTTCTATTTTCGGGGAGCTGCAACAAGTATAAAATTTGGTGCATCGGCAGTTAGCTTTTTTTATTCGAAAAAAAATGCCGATGGAAATCTGGTTTTCAGTGATTCGCTTGCGACACATTTTTCCAGTTTACAAACATCTGGCTATCATCGTACCAGCAGTGAAATAGCCGATGAAAAAACCATTAACTTCACAAATGCTGGAGGCTTTTTTACCCACCATTTTAAACATTTAAAAATTGGGGCAACTTTTGTCTATCAGCATTTTAACAAACCTTTTATAAGAAGCACACAACTTTACAATCAGTTCCGGTTTACGGGAACGGAAAACTATACTGCCGGAGTTGACTACCTGCTAAACAGAAATAAATTTGTTCTTTTTGGCGAGGCTGCCCTTTCCAAATCAAAAGGCAAAGCCATTACCCAAGGCCTCATTTTGCACTTAAACGATCAACTTGGTTTTTCAACGCTTTTTCGCCATTTTGATAAAGATTATCATGCCTTTTGGGCCAATACCATGGCCGAAGGCAGCACGATCAGCAATGAATCAGGCCTTTATTTTGGAATGCGTTTTTTGCCGGCCAGAAGTATTATACTTTCAGCTTATTCCGATATTTACCAATCGCAGTGGTTTAACTATTCTACCGCAGGCCCGGCACATGCATGGGACATTTTCACCCAGGCCGAATTTCAACTATCAGAGAAGTTGAATGTCTACCTAAGGTTTAAAAACGAAGAAAAAGAGCAAAAATTTAAAGCCAACAGTCGATACATTAACCTACCAGAACGGGTGCAAAAAACACGTCTGCACGTGCAGTTTCAGGCCAGCGAAACAGTTTTGCTAAAAACCCGGGCTGAACATGCGGGCTATAATGGCCAGGTAAACGAAAACGGTTTTCTTATTTTTCAAGACATTCAGTTTGCGCCAAAACAACTACCGGTAAAGCTGACGGCACGCCTTGCCTGGTTTAATACTGATGGGTACAACAGCAGGATTTATGCCTACGAAAACGATGTGCTGTACGCCTTTTCCATACCCGCATATTACGGAGAGGGCCTTCGAACATATTTGAATTTAAAAATTGAGGCTACAAAAAAAATGGAATGCTGGTTAAAACTTGCCGACACCTTCTGGACCGACCGCGAAACAATAAGTTCGGGCTACAACGAGATTGGCGGAAAGCATAAAACCGAGTTAAAATTTCAGCTGAGGTTGAAATTTTGA
- the purE gene encoding 5-(carboxyamino)imidazole ribonucleotide mutase: MTPKVSIIMGSTSDLSVMEKAAKLFDEFEIPFEINALSAHRTPEEVETFAKGAKDRGIKVIIAGAGMAAHLPGVIAAMTPLPVIGVPINASLSGFDSILAILQMPPGIPVATVAVNGAMNAAILATQMMATGDEELMNKLIAYKENLKQKIVKANQDLSEVKYRFKTN, from the coding sequence ATGACTCCAAAAGTTAGTATTATTATGGGCAGCACATCGGATTTAAGCGTGATGGAAAAAGCTGCTAAACTGTTTGATGAGTTTGAAATTCCGTTCGAGATCAATGCTCTATCAGCGCATCGTACTCCGGAAGAAGTGGAAACTTTTGCCAAAGGGGCCAAAGACCGGGGCATAAAAGTGATTATTGCAGGCGCCGGAATGGCTGCTCACTTGCCGGGTGTTATAGCGGCAATGACACCACTTCCTGTTATTGGCGTACCAATTAATGCAAGCTTATCAGGATTCGATTCAATTTTGGCGATTCTTCAAATGCCTCCGGGGATTCCGGTTGCCACAGTTGCTGTTAATGGCGCAATGAATGCAGCCATACTTGCTACCCAAATGATGGCAACAGGTGACGAAGAATTAATGAACAAACTGATTGCTTACAAAGAAAACCTGAAACAAAAAATTGTTAAGGCCAATCAAGACCTTTCAGAGGTAAAATACAGGTTTAAAACAAATTAA
- the hpt gene encoding hypoxanthine phosphoribosyltransferase, with translation MKKVKILDKEFELFIPYEKIRSVVEQMAENMNKELAGKDPLFLCILNGSFMFAAELFKRIDFVESEISFVKLASYEGDKTTGKVKQLIGLNEKIEGRTVVVLEDIVDTGITINNIQDQLAILKPKEVQVATLLLKPDALQKEVDLKYVGMEIPNDFIVGYGLDYDGYGRNLIDIFTVVK, from the coding sequence ATGAAAAAGGTTAAAATTCTGGATAAAGAATTTGAGTTATTTATTCCCTACGAGAAGATTCGATCGGTTGTTGAACAAATGGCAGAAAACATGAATAAGGAACTGGCCGGTAAAGACCCGCTGTTTCTTTGTATTCTTAACGGATCGTTTATGTTTGCCGCCGAGTTATTTAAACGAATTGATTTTGTTGAGTCTGAAATATCGTTTGTAAAACTGGCTTCGTACGAAGGTGATAAAACCACCGGAAAAGTGAAACAGTTAATTGGTTTAAATGAAAAAATTGAAGGCAGAACGGTTGTTGTTTTGGAAGATATTGTTGACACCGGAATAACCATCAATAATATTCAGGATCAATTGGCCATTCTGAAACCAAAAGAAGTACAGGTCGCAACTTTACTATTAAAACCTGATGCTCTTCAAAAAGAAGTAGACTTAAAATATGTGGGAATGGAAATTCCGAACGATTTTATTGTTGGGTACGGACTGGATTATGACGGTTACGGTCGCAATTTGATTGATATTTTTACCGTAGTTAAATAA
- a CDS encoding adenylate kinase, with protein sequence MLNLVLFGPPGAGKGTQAEYLIESFGLIHLSTGDLLRSEIAAQTELGNEAKRLMDKGELVPDEMVIGMIKGKLDANKDAKGFIFDGFPRTVDQAKALDVLLNENGTPVSGMLCLQVEKQELINRLLSRGKISGRSDDQNQSIIENRIAVYSEKTLPLINYYEPQGKHFDVDGMGPIEDIAGRLKKVVEKL encoded by the coding sequence ATGCTGAATCTTGTATTGTTTGGCCCTCCCGGTGCCGGAAAGGGAACCCAGGCCGAATACCTTATCGAATCATTTGGATTGATTCATTTATCCACCGGTGATTTATTGCGTAGCGAAATTGCAGCACAAACAGAACTTGGCAACGAAGCCAAGCGTTTAATGGATAAAGGCGAGCTTGTTCCTGATGAAATGGTGATTGGTATGATAAAAGGAAAACTTGATGCCAATAAAGACGCCAAAGGATTTATTTTTGACGGATTTCCGCGTACCGTTGATCAGGCAAAGGCACTGGATGTTTTGTTAAACGAAAACGGAACACCGGTTTCGGGTATGCTTTGTTTGCAGGTTGAAAAGCAAGAACTGATTAACCGCTTATTAAGCCGTGGGAAAATATCAGGAAGGTCTGACGATCAGAACCAATCAATAATTGAGAACAGAATAGCTGTTTACAGCGAAAAAACATTGCCTTTAATCAATTATTACGAACCTCAGGGGAAACATTTTGATGTTGACGGGATGGGACCCATTGAAGATATTGCAGGCCGCTTAAAAAAAGTAGTAGAAAAGTTATAG
- the obgE gene encoding GTPase ObgE yields MAETNFVDYVRIHCQSGNGGAGSAHLRREKYVAKGGPDGGDGGRGGHIILEGNEQMWTLLHLKYRKHIKAGHGESGGKQRSKGADGEDIYLEVPLGTIARDVETGEFLFEITKHGEQQVLMKGGRGGLGNDHFKSSTNQTPRYAQPGEEGEEGWKILELKVLADVGLVGFPSAGKSTLLSVVSAAKPKIADYPFTTLVPNLGIVGHREQRSFVMADIPGIIEGAHEGRGLGLRFLRHIERNSMLLFMVPADSKDHLKEYKILLNELEKYNPELLDKQRFLTISKADMLDEELMAEISRELKDIPHLFFSSVSGINIQQLKDKIWEILNS; encoded by the coding sequence ATGGCAGAAACCAATTTTGTTGATTACGTAAGAATTCATTGTCAGTCGGGGAATGGTGGTGCCGGTTCGGCACATTTACGAAGAGAAAAATATGTTGCCAAAGGTGGCCCCGATGGTGGCGATGGTGGCCGTGGAGGGCACATTATTCTTGAAGGTAATGAGCAAATGTGGACGCTCTTGCATTTAAAATACCGGAAACATATTAAAGCCGGACATGGCGAGTCTGGTGGAAAACAACGCAGTAAAGGTGCTGATGGAGAAGACATTTATCTGGAAGTACCTCTTGGTACGATTGCCAGAGATGTAGAAACCGGCGAGTTTTTGTTTGAAATTACCAAACATGGCGAACAGCAGGTGTTAATGAAAGGCGGTCGCGGAGGCCTGGGTAACGATCATTTTAAATCGTCAACCAACCAAACACCACGCTATGCACAACCGGGAGAAGAGGGCGAAGAAGGCTGGAAAATTCTGGAACTAAAAGTACTGGCCGATGTTGGTTTGGTTGGTTTCCCGAGCGCAGGTAAATCAACCTTGCTCTCGGTGGTGTCAGCAGCAAAACCAAAAATTGCCGATTATCCGTTTACTACCCTGGTGCCCAATCTCGGTATTGTTGGGCATCGCGAACAAAGGTCGTTTGTTATGGCCGATATTCCCGGAATTATTGAAGGTGCCCACGAAGGCCGGGGCCTGGGATTACGTTTCTTAAGGCATATCGAGCGAAACTCGATGTTGTTGTTTATGGTGCCGGCCGATAGTAAGGATCATTTAAAAGAGTATAAAATATTGTTGAACGAGTTGGAGAAATACAATCCGGAACTTCTTGATAAACAGCGGTTTTTAACTATAAGTAAAGCCGATATGCTGGACGAGGAGCTTATGGCCGAAATAAGCCGGGAGTTAAAAGATATTCCTCACTTGTTTTTCTCGTCGGTATCCGGAATAAACATTCAACAGTTAAAAGACAAAATCTGGGAAATATTAAATAGTTGA
- a CDS encoding phosphatase PAP2 family protein: MEFFKQILELDKELFLFLNGFFNDFWDTMMLLITRKETWIPFFLCILFFIVKNYRTKAILIILALALVVLASDQLSVLLKNTIQRLRPVYEPTIEHLVHNVLRKGGRFGFVSSHAANSVAIMVFTSRIFKSRSFYLLMLGWVLMFCYSRIYSGVHYPLDLLGGALLGWVVGFSVYKLLMFIENHFFFARSPKIEKTALPVKDAGTLLLVFVVLLTTAFIVSYLLHHYNYL; this comes from the coding sequence ATGGAGTTTTTTAAACAAATACTGGAGCTGGATAAAGAGTTGTTTTTGTTTCTTAATGGTTTTTTCAACGACTTTTGGGATACCATGATGTTGCTGATAACCCGCAAAGAAACATGGATTCCTTTTTTTCTTTGTATTCTTTTTTTTATTGTAAAAAATTACCGAACCAAAGCTATCTTAATTATTCTGGCGCTGGCATTGGTGGTTTTGGCAAGCGATCAGCTTTCGGTATTGTTAAAAAACACGATTCAACGCCTTCGGCCCGTTTACGAGCCGACAATCGAACATCTGGTGCATAATGTGTTGCGCAAAGGAGGCCGCTTTGGCTTTGTTTCGTCGCACGCAGCCAACTCTGTAGCAATTATGGTATTTACCTCGCGCATTTTCAAAAGCCGGAGTTTTTACTTATTAATGCTTGGCTGGGTGTTAATGTTTTGTTATTCGCGTATTTATTCGGGAGTGCATTATCCGCTCGATTTGCTTGGCGGGGCACTTTTAGGCTGGGTAGTTGGTTTTAGTGTCTACAAATTACTGATGTTTATCGAAAATCATTTCTTTTTTGCGCGATCACCAAAAATTGAAAAAACGGCCTTGCCAGTAAAAGATGCCGGAACGCTTTTATTGGTATTTGTTGTTTTACTAACAACAGCTTTTATTGTTTCGTACTTGCTTCATCATTACAACTATTTGTAA
- a CDS encoding DNA topoisomerase IV subunit B, with protein MSANYDEGTIKTLDWQEHIRRRPGMYIGKLGDGTSADDGIYVLLKEVMDNSIDEFMMGHGKKIIVKVDQDQVTIRDFGRGIPLGKLVDVASKMNTGAKYDNKVFKKSVGLNGVGIKAVNALSANFTIKAVREGVAKEVVFSQGVKQDEKDYKNSEEENGTQVTFVPDEGVFKKYRYMNDYIVNMMKNYTFLNAGLTIEYNGERYYSRNGLRDLLEENMDHDPIYPIIHLRGEDIEVAITHGNQYGEDYYSFVNGQHTTQGGTHLQAFREVLVKTIRDFYKKDFDPSDIRASIVAAVSIKVEEPVFESQTKTKLGSRDIAPDGPSVRAHVGNFLQKELDNFLHKNQETAEVLLKRIVESERERKAISGVKKLARQRAKKANLHNKKLRDCRIHFNGKDERKEDSCIFITEGDSASGSITKSRDVNTQAVFSLKGKPLNTFGLTKKVVYENEEFNLLQAALNIEESMEDLRYNNVIIATDADVDGMHIRLLLITFFLQFFPELIKKGHVYILQTPLFRVRNKQKTYYCYSEEEKQKAINKLRGKPEITRFKGLGEISPDEFKHFIGKDIRLDPVQMKKHESVSQMLEYYMGKNTPERQEFIIDNLYVEKDEVM; from the coding sequence ATGAGCGCAAATTACGACGAAGGTACAATTAAAACATTAGATTGGCAGGAGCATATCCGACGGCGTCCGGGAATGTATATCGGGAAATTGGGAGACGGAACCTCTGCCGATGATGGAATTTATGTGTTGCTAAAAGAGGTGATGGATAATTCTATCGACGAATTTATGATGGGGCACGGAAAGAAAATCATTGTAAAAGTCGATCAGGATCAGGTTACAATACGCGATTTTGGCCGGGGAATTCCATTGGGCAAGCTGGTTGATGTTGCCAGTAAAATGAATACCGGAGCCAAGTACGACAACAAAGTTTTTAAAAAATCGGTAGGGCTCAACGGGGTTGGTATTAAAGCAGTAAACGCACTTTCAGCCAACTTCACCATAAAAGCCGTTCGCGAAGGCGTTGCCAAAGAAGTAGTATTTAGCCAGGGGGTAAAACAAGATGAAAAAGACTATAAAAATAGTGAAGAAGAAAATGGCACTCAGGTAACTTTTGTTCCTGATGAAGGGGTTTTTAAGAAGTACCGTTATATGAACGATTATATCGTGAATATGATGAAAAATTATACCTTTTTAAATGCCGGATTAACCATTGAGTACAACGGCGAAAGGTATTACTCTCGTAACGGATTACGTGATTTGCTGGAGGAAAATATGGATCACGACCCAATTTACCCAATTATACATTTAAGAGGCGAGGATATTGAGGTTGCCATAACGCATGGAAACCAATATGGGGAGGATTATTATTCGTTTGTTAACGGACAACACACCACCCAGGGAGGGACTCATTTACAGGCTTTTCGAGAAGTTTTAGTGAAAACAATCAGAGATTTTTACAAGAAAGATTTTGACCCATCGGATATCCGTGCGTCAATTGTGGCAGCTGTTAGCATTAAAGTAGAAGAGCCTGTATTTGAGTCGCAAACAAAAACAAAATTAGGCTCAAGAGACATTGCCCCCGATGGCCCTTCTGTTCGGGCACATGTGGGTAACTTTCTTCAAAAAGAACTCGATAACTTCCTGCATAAAAATCAGGAAACTGCTGAAGTGTTGTTAAAACGAATCGTTGAGTCGGAGCGCGAACGAAAAGCAATATCAGGAGTTAAAAAGCTTGCCCGCCAACGGGCAAAAAAAGCCAACCTGCACAACAAAAAATTGCGCGATTGCCGTATCCATTTTAATGGTAAGGATGAACGAAAAGAAGACTCGTGCATTTTTATTACCGAGGGCGACTCGGCAAGTGGTTCCATTACAAAATCACGCGATGTAAATACCCAGGCTGTATTTAGTTTAAAAGGGAAACCGCTGAATACCTTTGGGTTAACCAAAAAGGTAGTTTACGAAAACGAAGAGTTTAACCTTTTGCAGGCCGCCTTAAACATCGAGGAAAGTATGGAAGATTTGCGTTACAATAACGTAATTATCGCTACCGATGCCGATGTGGATGGTATGCATATTCGACTGTTGCTGATTACGTTCTTTTTACAGTTTTTCCCGGAGTTAATTAAAAAAGGGCACGTTTATATTTTACAAACACCGCTTTTCAGGGTTAGAAATAAGCAGAAAACCTACTACTGTTACTCTGAGGAAGAAAAACAAAAAGCGATTAATAAACTGCGTGGCAAACCCGAAATAACACGATTTAAAGGTTTGGGAGAAATTTCGCCTGATGAATTCAAACATTTTATTGGAAAAGATATACGACTCGATCCGGTGCAAATGAAAAAGCATGAATCGGTGTCGCAGATGCTGGAATATTACATGGGTAAAAATACACCCGAAAGACAGGAGTTTATTATTGATAACCTGTATGTTGAGAAAGACGAAGTAATGTAA